Part of the Planococcus plakortidis genome is shown below.
TGCCTGTTCCTAAAGCTTTCCAAACGATCAAGAAAGAAGAGCCGGATTTGGCGCTGGACTGGCGTTTGAAAATCCGGGAAATTTTCCAAACGCTATTCGCCAGAGGCTATGCCCTTATAGGGGTCCGGAAAACTGAAGATGCTGTCCAATATTATCAGTTCATCCCGAAAGAGATGATGTCATTAGAAAAAACAGAAAGAGGAGAAGCCGTATGAAAATCATGGAAGTGAATGTGCGAAAACTTAAAATGGTACTGAAACATCCTTTCACCACAAGTTTCGGGACGTTCCAGGAAAAAGAATTTCTTGTCGTCGAAGTGAAAGATGAAAAAGGCAATTCAGGATGGGGGGAATCGGTTGCTTTCCATTCACCCTGGTATAGCGAGGAAACGGTTGAGACCAATCTCCATATCATCCGTGATTTCCTTGTGCCGATCGTCTTGGAGAATGACATCATTCATCCAGAAGAAGTGAATGGGCTGTTTGCGCATTTGCGAAAAAACAATATGGCGAAATCGGCAGTTGAGGGTGCGGTTTGGGATTTGTACGCGAAACGGGAACAGATTCCACTTGCCCAAGCATTGGGTGGCCAGCTTGAGAAAATCGAAGTCGGTATCAGCATCGGCATTAATGAGAATATGCAGGAGCTTATCGAAACAGTCCGCGGATTTGTGGAGGAGGGCTATAAGCGCATCAAAGTGAAAATCAAGCCGGGCTTTGACGTTGGCGTGATGCGGGAATTGCGCAAACAATTTCCAGATGTCCCGATGATGGCTGATGCCAATTCAGCATATCGCCTTGAAGACACGGAATTGCTGAAAGAACTTGATGAATTCGGCTTAACGATGATTGAGCAGCCGCTCGCATCAGACGACATTATCGACCATGCAAAACTGCAGTCACAATTGAAGACACCGATTTGTCTGGATGAAAGCATACATTCACTCGAAGATACAAGAAAAGCCATTGAATTGGGCAGTACGAAAATCATCAATATTAAAATCGGCCGTGTCGGCGGCTTGACGGAAGCGAAGAAGATCCATGATTATTGCCTCGAAAAAAATGTGCCGGTATGGTGTGGCGGAATGCTGGAGTCTGGAATCGGGCGCGCACATAATGTTGCGCTGACGACTTTGCCGAACTTTGTATTGCCGGGCGATACGGCGGGATCTTCAAGATATTGGGAACAGGATATCATCTTGCCCGAAGTGACGGTGGAGGACGGTTATATCACCGTGCCGAAAGGAAATGGCATCGGATACGAAGTCGACCGCCAGGCATTGGAACGCTACACGGTAGACAAATGGCATTTCTCGAAACAGGAAGAACCGGTCCAATAAAGTAGGAATAACATTATGAAAAAGCGGGGGGAAGAATGATGAAGAAGAGTTTTCAAATTGGTGCTGCGTTCATCGGCGTTATTGTGGGAGCAGGATTTGCATCTGGCCAGGAAGTATTGCAGTTTTTCACTAGTTTTGGCGCGTGGGGTATTTTAGGGTCGGTCATTGCAGCCGGATTGTTCGCATTTCTGGGCATGAATTTGACTCAACTCGGAAGCCGGTTGCAGACGAAATCCCATGAAAGTGTGGTTTATCATATTTGCGGAAAGTATTTTGGAACTGCAGTCGACTTTATCATTACATTCTTCCTTTTCGGTGTAACGGTGGTCATGTTCTCGGGATCAGGCGCAATTTTTGAACAGCAATTCGGCATTCCAAGCCTTGTCGGCAATATTCTAATGGCTGTTTTGGTCATCGGTACGGTTTTGCTGAATGTGAACATAGTGATTTCACTCATCAGTATGTTTACGCCGATCTTGCTTTTGGTCGTCATCGCATTGACGATTTATTCGCTGGCGATGTTCGACTTTTCGACGGCTGATTTCGGTGCAGCGGCCGGAAGCCAGGCAGCTCCACATTGGCTGCTTGGCGCTTGCCTATACGTTTCTTATAACCTAGCTGCAGGCGCAGCAATGATGACGGTTATGGGAGGCACGGTGAAAGATGAGAAAGTTGCAGGATGGGGCGGCCTGATCGGAGGACTCGGGCTTGGGCTGTTGATTCTCCTGATCAATGTCACTATGCTGACGCAATTAAAAGCAATTGCAGCCGTGCCGATGCCGACATTGTTCCTCGCGAACAATATCAGTCCGGTGATGGGCGTTCTCATGTCGGTCATCCTCTTGGGCATGATTTACAATACAGCCGTTGGAATGCTATATGCTTTCACGGCGAGATTGGTAAAACCGGGCACTCAAAAATTCAAAGCATCTGTTGGCATCTTTGGAGTGGTGGCATTTGCTTCAAGCTTTGTCGGCTTTGTAACCTTGGTTGGCACAGTCTATCCTGTAATGGGTTATTTGGGCTTTGTGCTAATTGCGGCAATCGTGATTGCTTGGTTCCGGACAAAAAAAGCGGCAAAACAGAAAAAGGCAGCAAAAGTATTGAGTTTTTAACATAAGCCATCAGCATGACAAGCAAGTTTTGCCTTAGCAAGGACGTCAAAGCCAGAATGGACATCACTTTCCAGTGATATCCATTCTGGCTTTTTAAAGCTGTTTTCAGCTGGCAGTGATGATGGAATAAAAGTATGGGATAGCTTGATTGCGAAAAAATTACCCAAATCTTATCGCAGGAGGGATAATGGGGAAAGCAGAGTTGCGTTTCTATTAAAGGAGGATGCACATGGCACAGAAACTGACGATTTTCGGAGCAATCGCTGTGTTTTTCTACGTTTTCCACGTCTTGCTTGGCGGATGGCTGTGGGAAGGTTACCGCCATCTGCATCAGCCGATCAGCGATTTGACGGCTCAAGGGGCGCCGGACCGCGGGATGTTGACGGCCATTACGTTTTTGTACGGTATCTGTTCGATTGTGTTCGCGGCGAGTGGCTATCTAGTCTTTAAACGCTTTGCGCCGAAAATTTCACGCGCAGGCATGCTGGTTTTTCTGGCGATGCATATCGTGTCGATTACGTATGGCTTGTTTCCTCAAAATGCCCCGGGAGCACCGTTGAGCTTTACCGGCGTGATGCATTTGGCGGTAACGGCATTGATCGTCCCGCTGACGATTCTGGCACCGCTGCTGATCGGGATTGGGTTGAGAAAAGACCATGATTTCAAAGTATACGGACAGTATTCCATCGCAACAGGATTGTTCATCTTGATTGCCGGGGGAACGACCGCAATCTTTTTCGCCCAGGGCTGGCCGTATTTCGGGCTGGTTGAACGGCTCAATATTGGTGCGCTGCAGCTATGGATGCTCGTTAGTTCCCTTCTGCTTTTTACTATGAAACAATAAAGGTACCTGGAATCTAAAATCAAAGGAGCGACAGGATATGTTCTCGTTTTTCAAGAAGAAATGCGCGGTGTGCAAACAAAAAGCGCGGGAGCCACGGAAATACTATAACGATTGTGATGAAGCGGTCGTCGTCTGTGCGCAATGCGCCATATACGCCGAACGGCGCGCGTTCCGGAAACGCAGTGCCTAAACGGAAAGCCTGCCGGGTCATCGGCAGGTTTTTTCTATATAAAAGGAGTTATATTTTCCGTTATAATTAAAAGAAACCGTGTATACAGAAAGGGACACTCATGAACCATAAAATTGAACTTAAATCCGAAAATCTCCACTCTTCGTTCAATAAAGAATACAAACCGATTTTGACAATCCAATCAGGTGATACGATCGAAACGCGGACACCGGATATCCAATGGGGCTACTCAGCGCATCAGGATGAAGAACGGGTCATTTACAGTTCGCGCGAAAACGAAGAACAGCTCGGCCATCCGCTCATCGGCCCGATTGCCATTGAAGGCGCAAAGCCTGGAATGGTGATCGAAGTGCGCATTAACCAAAATGTGCCTGGCTGGTACGGGCGCAATTGGGCGGGCGGTACGCCGGCTTGGCAAAACGAAAAGCTCGGCATCGTGGACAGCGAACGCCTCCAAGTGGACTGGACGCTGGATCGTGAGCAGATGACCGGCAACTGCACAATGTCCGGCAGGCAATTCAGCGTCGCCTTGTCGCCGTTTCTTGGGCTCATCGGCCTGGCGCCTGGAGAGGCGGGAACGCACCGCACTTCGCCGCCGTACCGGACGGGCGGCAATATCGATTGCAAGGAACTGGTCGAAGGCAGCTCGCTGTTTTTGCCGGTCGAAGTGGAAGGGGCGCTCTTGTCGTTCGGCGATGGTCATGCGCTACAAGGCGATGGCGAGAACTCCGGAACGGCAATCGAATGTCCGATGGATCTCGTCAATTTGACAGTCGTGCTCCATGAAGAAATGGAACTTGCCATGCCGAAAGCTAAAACGCCCGACGGCTGGGTGACATTCGGTTTCGATGTAGACTTGAACGAAGCCGCAGCGACGGCTCTCGACGAAATGGTCGGCTTGATCCAGCAGTTTCATTCGCTATCAAAAACGGAAGCGGTGGCGCTCGCGAGCGTCGCTGTCGACATGCACGTCACACAGATTGTCAACGGCGTCAAGGGGGTGCACGCCATTTTGCCGCACGGTGCGATTCGTTAAACAATAAAAAATGCCAGGGAAGAGGAGTTGCCTCTTTCCTGGCATTTTTCTATTAGACGACGCCGACCAATACGGAGACAGCGAGCAAGACGATGCTGAAGCCCCACATAATCGGAAGGGAGTAGCGGATATGGCGGCCCATCTCGAGCCCTGCCAAGCCAAGTGCGAGCCAAAGGGCAGGTGAGAACGGGCTGACGAATGTGCCGATGATATTGCCGATGATCATGGCGTAGGCAGCTGTCAGCGAGGACACGCCGGCGCCTGTGACGACTTGTTCGACAATCGGGAACAAGGCGAAATAATAAGCGTCGGTACTGAGCAATAAATCGAACGGCACGCCGAAGAATCCGATGATCAAGTGCAGGTAAGGAATGACGAATGCCGGCAGGATCGTGACCAAATCACTGGCGATCGAATCGAGCATCAAAGTGCCTTCCAGGATGCCGAGGAACGAACCGGCAGCCAAAATGATTGCCGCCATGAGAAGCGCATTCGGCGCATGGTCTTTGATGCGATCCATTTGGTCTTTCATGTCCGGGTAGTTGAGCGGCAAGGCGATGCTGACGCCGATCATAAAGGCAAGGCCTGCTGGAATGACGCCCCATACGAGCACGCCGATGACGGCCAGCGCCAAGAGAGTGTTTGCCCATAAGAGCTTCGGCCGGCGAAGGGCGGCGGCTTTTTGTGACTTTTCGTCTTGAGCCGTCATATCGAGCGGGTCAGCTTCTTCGAAGATTTCCTTGTTAAAATCACCGCGTCTTGCGATGAGTCGCTTTTCACGCATTGCGAGCAAAACAGCCAGGGCGATCAATAGGATGAGCCCGATCACTTGGACTTTGATCAACGGGCGCCATAATTCGGTTACGTCCATGCCAAGAACGGCAGCGGTGCGGCCGAGCGGTCCAGCCCACGGCAGCATGTTCATGATGCTCGCCGAAGTACCGACCAGCAATAGCAGGAGGTAAGGGTTCATTTTCAAGCGCTTATAGAGCGGAAGCAGTGCTGGGATGGTGATCAGGAAAGTGGATGCGCCCGATCCATCAAGTTGGGCAACCGCGGCGATGACGACGGTGCCGACAGCGACAGCGATGACGTTTCCTTTCGAGACAGCGATCATTTTATTGATCAATGGGTCGAACAAACCGACATCTTGCATGATGCCGAAGAAGAGAATCGCGAAGATGAACATGATGACGACGCTGATGACCGATTCGACGCCGCTATTGAAGAAGTCGCCGATTTCCGCGAAGCTGAATCCTGCGACAAAGGCAGCCACAATCGGCACAAGCACAAGTGCGACGATTGGCGTGATTTTATTGCTGATAAGAAGTGCCACAATGATGATAATCGTAAATAAGGCAATAATGCTTAACATACTGGATTCCCCCTAGGTGCAAAATAGCGCGGAGGATTATTTTGTAAACGCATACATATTGGCGCAAAAAATAAATCCCCCGGTTCAAGTTATAAATAACAACTTATCACAGAGGGATTTGAAAAATAAGATTATTCACTTAAGGCGACTAAAGAGCGTTTTGGGGGTTTTGTTCATTTTGTCCACGGGACGTAACGCCGTTCAGGACGGCCGATTTCCCCGTAATTCAATTGCGCTTTCGCATCACCGCTTGCGACCAGATGCTCCAGGTAGCGCCTTGCGGTGGAGCGGCTGATGCCGACAGCTTTGCCGGCTTCCATGGCGTTGGCCCCTTCAGGTGGAGAAGCGTTCAAAAAGTCGCGGACGCCGTCCAAAGTCAATTGGTCGATGCCTTTCGGAAGCTCTTCGCCATTGTCTTCTGTTTGGGCCATTTGTGCAGCGGTCACGCCGAACAGGCGGTCGAGCTCGCTTTGCTGCCAGTCTCGCGGCTCAGTGAGCAACAACCGCTGATCACGGAAGCGTTCCAAGGCTTGCGCAAACCGCCCGAAGTCGACAGGTTTCAATAAATAATCGAATATGCCGCCGCGAACGGTTGCTGCAATCGTTTCAATTTCATTGGCGGCAGTCACCATGATGATGGCGATTTGAGGATACTTAGTGCGGATTTCCCAAAACAGTTCCAGCCCGAGCGGTCGGGGATGAAGACATCGAGCAGGATCAGATCCGGAAGCGGCGCTGCCTTCTCTAAATAGGCCATGGCTTCATCTCCTGATTTGGCAATCGAGGCAGCTGCATACCCAGCGACTTGCCCGGCGAGTTCGGCGTTGATGCCGGCCACGCGGAAATCGTCTTCGATAATCAATACGTGAAGTGGTGTGTTCATGGGTGTATTCCTTCTTTCGGTAAAGTCAGTACAAAACAAGCGCCTCCGAGTTCACTTTCTTCGATCAGCACTTCGCCGCCAGCCGCTTTGGCGAGGCGATTCGTCGTACTCAAGCCGAAGCCACGGCCAGCAGTACTTTTCGATGATGTGCCTTCATTAAAGATACCGCTCGCAATGGCCGGGGAGATCCCGGAACCGGAATCATCGATTTCAAAAATGATGTCATCTCCGATATCGGTAAATGTCAGGGAGATGAGCCGCTCTGATATTGGCTGTTGCTTGACGGCTTCAAAGGCATTATCGAGCAAGTTGCCGATGGCGGTCAAGAGGGCTTGTCGCTGCGGTTCAGCTACAGCTTGCTGGAGGCTGCTATCCTCGCCGATTGTCAGCTGCACTTGCTGTTCACGTGCTTGATGGATCTTGCCGAGCAACAAGCCGCTGATGAGCGGGTCTTTCACTTTGCCGATCAACTGTCGCGACCATTCGAGCTGGATATGATGTTCGGTCCGGATGAATTCAAGGGCGTCTTTTCTTTTGTCCAAATGAAGCAATCCGGAAATCGTATAGAGTTTATTCGAAAATTCGTGAGTTTGGGCGCGCAGCGCATTGGCGTATTGTTTTACTTGGGCAAGTTCTTTCGCCAACTGGTCGATTTCCGTTTTGTAGCGGAAAGTCGAAACCGCCCCGACCAATGCCCCTTCGAAATGGATCGGGCTTGAGTTGACGTAGACCGGATGCTCGCCGTAAAGCCGTTCCTGGTCGAAATGGCTCGTGCCGCTCGCCAAAATTTCAGGCAGATCGGAAGAAGGCAGCACTTCGGTGACCGGTTGGCCGATCAATGACTGTTCGTCTTTCTCATTTCCGAACAATAATTGCTTGGCCTGGTGATTGAGCAAAGTGATGTGGCCCAGGCGATTAACGGCGATGATGCCTTCATGGGTCGATTGCAGAATGGTTTCTTTTTGGAATAGCAGATGGGCAATTTCTTCGGGCTCAAGGCCGTGAAGTTTGCGCTTGATATACGAAGCAATGGCGATTGCCATCAAGAAAGCGACAGCGCCGATGATGAGCAGCATAAGCCAGACTTCCTGCGTATAATCGCCGATCAAGCTCTGGACGTCGGTCGAAAGAAAGCCGACTGAGACGACACCGATAATTTGCCCGTCGGAATAGATGGGCACTTTCGCGCGCAGCGAATCACCGAGGGTGCCGGCTGCTTTCGAGACA
Proteins encoded:
- a CDS encoding acetamidase/formamidase family protein, coding for MNHKIELKSENLHSSFNKEYKPILTIQSGDTIETRTPDIQWGYSAHQDEERVIYSSRENEEQLGHPLIGPIAIEGAKPGMVIEVRINQNVPGWYGRNWAGGTPAWQNEKLGIVDSERLQVDWTLDREQMTGNCTMSGRQFSVALSPFLGLIGLAPGEAGTHRTSPPYRTGGNIDCKELVEGSSLFLPVEVEGALLSFGDGHALQGDGENSGTAIECPMDLVNLTVVLHEEMELAMPKAKTPDGWVTFGFDVDLNEAAATALDEMVGLIQQFHSLSKTEAVALASVAVDMHVTQIVNGVKGVHAILPHGAIR
- a CDS encoding ATP-binding protein — encoded protein: MFLQKTAKKRSWNDEPGRALSLKTKMVALIALLIAAVLLVIGLFSNYFVRTVTEDQLGEQALSVAEAIALNPDIIEAFDAPDPAAVIQPLVTPVQQATEAEFIVVGNREEIRYSHPNPEQIGGRMVGEDNERALNKGQSYVSKAAGTLGDSLRAKVPIYSDGQIIGVVSVGFLSTDVQSLIGDYTQEVWLMLLIIGAVAFLMAIAIASYIKRKLHGLEPEEIAHLLFQKETILQSTHEGIIAVNRLGHITLLNHQAKQLLFGNEKDEQSLIGQPVTEVLPSSDLPEILASGTSHFDQERLYGEHPVYVNSSPIHFEGALVGAVSTFRYKTEIDQLAKELAQVKQYANALRAQTHEFSNKLYTISGLLHLDKRKDALEFIRTEHHIQLEWSRQLIGKVKDPLISGLLLGKIHQAREQQVQLTIGEDSSLQQAVAEPQRQALLTAIGNLLDNAFEAVKQQPISERLISLTFTDIGDDIIFEIDDSGSGISPAIASGIFNEGTSSKSTAGRGFGLSTTNRLAKAAGGEVLIEESELGGACFVLTLPKEGIHP
- a CDS encoding DUF998 domain-containing protein; translated protein: MAQKLTIFGAIAVFFYVFHVLLGGWLWEGYRHLHQPISDLTAQGAPDRGMLTAITFLYGICSIVFAASGYLVFKRFAPKISRAGMLVFLAMHIVSITYGLFPQNAPGAPLSFTGVMHLAVTALIVPLTILAPLLIGIGLRKDHDFKVYGQYSIATGLFILIAGGTTAIFFAQGWPYFGLVERLNIGALQLWMLVSSLLLFTMKQ
- the menC gene encoding o-succinylbenzoate synthase gives rise to the protein MKIMEVNVRKLKMVLKHPFTTSFGTFQEKEFLVVEVKDEKGNSGWGESVAFHSPWYSEETVETNLHIIRDFLVPIVLENDIIHPEEVNGLFAHLRKNNMAKSAVEGAVWDLYAKREQIPLAQALGGQLEKIEVGISIGINENMQELIETVRGFVEEGYKRIKVKIKPGFDVGVMRELRKQFPDVPMMADANSAYRLEDTELLKELDEFGLTMIEQPLASDDIIDHAKLQSQLKTPICLDESIHSLEDTRKAIELGSTKIINIKIGRVGGLTEAKKIHDYCLEKNVPVWCGGMLESGIGRAHNVALTTLPNFVLPGDTAGSSRYWEQDIILPEVTVEDGYITVPKGNGIGYEVDRQALERYTVDKWHFSKQEEPVQ
- a CDS encoding response regulator, yielding MNTPLHVLIIEDDFRVAGINAELAGQVAGYAAASIAKSGDEAMAYLEKAAPLPDLILLDVFIPDRSGWNCFGKSALSILKSPSSW
- a CDS encoding CitMHS family transporter codes for the protein MLSIIALFTIIIIVALLISNKITPIVALVLVPIVAAFVAGFSFAEIGDFFNSGVESVISVVIMFIFAILFFGIMQDVGLFDPLINKMIAVSKGNVIAVAVGTVVIAAVAQLDGSGASTFLITIPALLPLYKRLKMNPYLLLLLVGTSASIMNMLPWAGPLGRTAAVLGMDVTELWRPLIKVQVIGLILLIALAVLLAMREKRLIARRGDFNKEIFEEADPLDMTAQDEKSQKAAALRRPKLLWANTLLALAVIGVLVWGVIPAGLAFMIGVSIALPLNYPDMKDQMDRIKDHAPNALLMAAIILAAGSFLGILEGTLMLDSIASDLVTILPAFVIPYLHLIIGFFGVPFDLLLSTDAYYFALFPIVEQVVTGAGVSSLTAAYAMIIGNIIGTFVSPFSPALWLALGLAGLEMGRHIRYSLPIMWGFSIVLLAVSVLVGVV